In Posidoniimonas polymericola, one genomic interval encodes:
- a CDS encoding B12-binding domain-containing protein, with translation MSGTDLQQLLSPKQIARALDVSESSIKRWCDGGLIRAEHTAGGHRRVPMSELLDFLKRTDRRVVEPAAIGLVAPATVRRPCLAGAVDRFTAAITAGEEATARQIGVELAVARVGMAELCDAVLAPAMHRVGALWETGQVSIYQERRACGIVEQTLVDLQNLCQPPEPDAPLAIGASTAGDYYSLPNDMTRLVLSDLGWRATSLGENIPLASLADAVQSERPKVVWISCSYLTDPPGFLAEFQAFRSQVADRSQIVVGGRALTDEIRKQLHYSAFCDTMAHLQGFVEAIKA, from the coding sequence GTGAGCGGTACCGATTTACAGCAGCTACTCTCTCCCAAGCAGATCGCCCGGGCGCTCGATGTCAGCGAGTCCTCGATCAAGCGTTGGTGCGACGGTGGGCTGATCCGCGCCGAGCACACCGCCGGGGGGCACCGTCGGGTGCCGATGAGCGAGCTGCTCGATTTTCTGAAGCGGACCGATCGGCGGGTGGTGGAACCCGCGGCCATAGGCCTGGTGGCGCCAGCGACTGTCCGCAGGCCCTGCCTGGCGGGCGCGGTCGATCGATTCACGGCCGCCATCACCGCAGGCGAGGAGGCAACCGCCAGACAGATTGGCGTCGAGCTGGCGGTCGCAAGGGTGGGCATGGCCGAGCTGTGCGACGCGGTCCTTGCCCCGGCAATGCACCGCGTCGGCGCCCTGTGGGAAACAGGGCAAGTGTCGATCTACCAGGAGCGCCGGGCGTGCGGGATTGTCGAGCAGACGCTCGTCGACCTGCAGAACCTCTGCCAGCCGCCCGAGCCAGACGCGCCGCTCGCGATCGGGGCGTCGACCGCTGGCGACTACTACAGCCTGCCGAATGACATGACCCGCCTGGTGTTGAGCGACCTCGGCTGGCGGGCGACTTCGCTCGGCGAGAATATCCCGCTCGCCAGCCTGGCAGACGCGGTCCAGAGCGAGCGTCCGAAGGTAGTCTGGATTAGTTGCAGCTACCTCACCGACCCGCCCGGGTTCTTGGCCGAGTTCCAGGCGTTCCGGTCGCAGGTCGCCGACAGGTCGCAAATCGTGGTTGGCGGGCGAGCGCTTACCGACGAGATTCGCAAGCAGCTCCACTACTCGGCCTTCTGCGACACAATGGCTCACTTGCAGGGGTTCG
- a CDS encoding type II secretion system protein GspD produces MPTQRSQPQGKHRSLGPKGPGALVAMLLCAGWVGFWASGAPRPLANNPPVPSPAATQTGAADASVVRRPVDLLAVDGPRLAAVHQAVEWREAPLAHSVTPVVSDRYLVAQAPLTPEYLPREPLPPPVPSPPTPANGSPTTNEPPRQVLLPIDQAGAINGSVEATGELVSVAVREAPLHSVLSLLAQQQGLSIVASSSLTQPVTVTLQPTSLENALDALLAVAGCTWTSRNGVIYVTAMTKEGSSSPFFQGREVRLFSLNYASAEDVEKVVAGLLSPVGKVFIRQVSPTDKLRTVEQVVVEDLPPFIERIADYIAQADQMPRQVMIEAHILQVRLGKDKAHGVNFDALTRLSGAKVQLWSKGLASEDGPGMVFTVDGTDFNSVIDCITNTTDAKTLASPKTLVINGQESKIQIGSRLGYFVTTTTQTSTLQDVQFLEVGVVLHVTPMITADGQVLMQVAPKVSSGDINPVTTLPEEETTEVDTSVLVPDGHGIIIGGLIQEFNTERQSKLGWAGDLWGIGRLFQRRSVDRERNEVIVALLPRIVPCGSCEEATEYDRATTPLLEPHLAPAYRPWEPALPDATHRPLWAIKSAPAAAHNEAGECTEVVAEPVVAEPVVAEPLGMQPTVVEQPSESLEVLRLPAIN; encoded by the coding sequence ATGCCAACCCAACGGTCGCAACCGCAGGGCAAACACCGCTCGCTTGGGCCGAAGGGCCCCGGCGCGTTGGTCGCCATGCTGCTCTGCGCCGGCTGGGTCGGATTCTGGGCGAGCGGCGCCCCGCGCCCGCTCGCGAACAACCCGCCGGTCCCCAGCCCTGCGGCCACGCAAACCGGCGCGGCAGACGCGTCCGTGGTCCGTCGGCCGGTCGACCTGCTGGCAGTAGACGGGCCGCGGCTGGCGGCGGTCCATCAAGCCGTGGAATGGCGTGAGGCCCCGCTCGCGCACAGCGTGACGCCCGTGGTCTCGGACCGGTACCTGGTTGCGCAGGCGCCGCTGACGCCGGAGTACCTGCCCCGCGAGCCGCTGCCGCCGCCGGTTCCGTCGCCGCCGACCCCAGCCAACGGGTCTCCGACGACCAACGAGCCGCCCAGGCAAGTCCTGCTGCCGATCGATCAAGCAGGCGCGATTAACGGCTCGGTCGAGGCCACCGGCGAGCTGGTCTCGGTGGCGGTCCGCGAGGCGCCGCTGCACTCGGTGCTGTCGCTGCTCGCCCAGCAGCAGGGGCTGAGCATCGTCGCCAGCAGCAGCCTGACCCAGCCGGTCACCGTCACGCTGCAGCCGACCTCGTTGGAGAATGCGCTCGACGCGTTGCTCGCGGTCGCGGGCTGCACCTGGACCAGCCGCAACGGCGTGATCTACGTCACGGCGATGACCAAGGAGGGCTCTTCCAGCCCGTTCTTCCAGGGGCGCGAGGTGCGTCTGTTCTCGCTGAACTACGCCTCGGCCGAGGACGTCGAGAAGGTGGTGGCCGGTCTGCTCTCGCCGGTCGGCAAGGTGTTCATCCGCCAGGTCAGCCCGACCGACAAGCTGCGGACCGTCGAGCAGGTGGTGGTCGAGGACCTGCCACCGTTCATCGAGCGGATCGCCGACTACATCGCCCAGGCCGACCAGATGCCGCGCCAGGTCATGATCGAGGCCCACATCCTGCAGGTGCGGCTCGGCAAGGACAAGGCGCACGGCGTCAACTTCGACGCCCTCACCCGCCTGAGCGGCGCCAAGGTGCAGCTCTGGAGCAAGGGCCTGGCGAGCGAGGACGGCCCGGGCATGGTGTTCACGGTCGACGGAACCGACTTCAACAGCGTGATCGACTGTATCACCAACACCACCGACGCCAAGACGCTCGCCTCGCCCAAGACGCTGGTGATCAACGGGCAGGAGTCGAAGATTCAAATCGGCAGCCGGCTGGGCTACTTCGTCACCACGACGACCCAAACCAGCACCCTGCAGGACGTCCAGTTCTTGGAGGTGGGCGTCGTGCTGCACGTGACGCCGATGATCACCGCGGACGGGCAGGTGCTGATGCAGGTGGCGCCGAAGGTCTCGAGCGGCGACATCAACCCCGTGACCACGCTGCCCGAAGAAGAAACCACCGAGGTCGACACGTCGGTCCTGGTGCCGGACGGCCACGGCATCATCATCGGCGGGCTGATCCAGGAGTTCAACACCGAGCGGCAGAGCAAGCTCGGCTGGGCGGGCGACCTGTGGGGCATCGGCAGGCTGTTCCAACGCCGCTCGGTCGACCGCGAGCGGAACGAGGTGATTGTCGCCCTGCTGCCGCGGATTGTGCCGTGCGGCTCTTGCGAAGAGGCGACCGAGTACGACCGGGCCACCACGCCGCTGCTCGAGCCACACCTGGCCCCGGCCTACCGGCCCTGGGAACCCGCGCTGCCGGACGCGACCCACCGCCCGCTGTGGGCAATCAAGTCGGCGCCAGCAGCCGCGCACAACGAGGCAGGGGAGTGCACCGAGGTCGTCGCGGAGCCGGTCGTCGCGGAGCCGGTTGTCGCAGAGCCACTCGGAATGCAACCCACCGTTGTCGAGCAGCCGTCGGAGTCACTTGAAGTCCTCCGCCTGCCGGCGATCAACTAG
- a CDS encoding GspH/FimT family pseudopilin gives MSTRRIFDRPARRRRGFTLIELTITVLILGILAAVAGPRMIGAMNRAQARSAARWVVADLERARQHAMSQAVSQPVVFDAASNSYELTGMTLPDRVGQAYTVDLAGSPYPAAIESVAFGVSGTDTGVTFNPFGRPDQGGSISVSVNSVQQTVVVDGVTGRARLWP, from the coding sequence ATGAGCACACGCAGAATCTTCGACCGACCTGCCCGGCGCCGACGCGGGTTCACGCTCATCGAGCTGACGATCACGGTGCTCATCCTCGGAATCCTCGCCGCGGTCGCCGGGCCGCGGATGATCGGCGCCATGAACCGCGCGCAGGCCCGCTCGGCCGCCCGCTGGGTCGTGGCCGACCTCGAGCGGGCCCGGCAGCACGCGATGAGCCAGGCGGTCAGCCAGCCGGTGGTGTTCGACGCGGCGAGCAATTCCTACGAGCTGACCGGCATGACCCTGCCGGACCGCGTCGGCCAGGCGTACACGGTCGACCTGGCGGGCTCACCCTACCCCGCTGCGATCGAGAGCGTGGCGTTCGGCGTCAGCGGCACGGACACGGGCGTCACGTTCAACCCGTTCGGGCGTCCCGACCAAGGGGGCTCGATATCTGTCAGCGTGAACAGCGTGCAGCAGACCGTCGTGGTCGACGGCGTCACCGGGAGGGCCCGCCTGTGGCCGTGA
- a CDS encoding sigma-70 family RNA polymerase sigma factor, whose translation MNDLNVSLILESPMATATATRTPNRRSRAARVQRGEQLLSSGFTYIGCEAIASADLQPAEAIRQAERLLDGDQDRVGKMCEEEILTPQHERDLFHSLNLLKRLAAEIAEGVNRSNPKSAELDEIESLSKAALQVRDYIIRSNLRLVYAVVKKTLGSNSTLGFDEFVSDGVCTLMNAVEKFDYSRGFRFSTYAYRSVARTVYRAMLAAQKEESRLARDAEDWAFEQQPEESPSLAHDVVGERLRSAAAAMVDKLDRREQLIIRSRYALGAHRKVRSFQDIANRLGISKERVRQLEKRASDKLHEMASQLDHDELFGAALA comes from the coding sequence ATGAACGATTTGAACGTTTCACTAATCTTGGAGTCTCCGATGGCGACCGCCACTGCTACCCGCACTCCCAATCGCCGCTCACGGGCTGCTAGGGTCCAGCGCGGCGAACAACTGCTTTCATCGGGATTCACCTACATCGGCTGCGAAGCGATCGCTTCGGCAGACCTCCAGCCCGCCGAAGCAATCCGCCAAGCCGAGCGGCTGCTAGACGGAGACCAAGACCGGGTCGGCAAGATGTGCGAGGAGGAGATCCTCACCCCGCAGCACGAACGCGACCTGTTCCACTCGCTCAACTTGCTGAAGCGGCTCGCCGCCGAAATCGCGGAGGGTGTGAACCGGAGCAACCCGAAGAGTGCCGAACTCGACGAGATCGAGAGCCTGTCCAAGGCGGCATTGCAGGTCCGCGACTACATTATCCGCTCGAATCTGCGACTCGTTTACGCGGTCGTCAAGAAAACGCTCGGATCGAACAGCACGCTCGGGTTCGACGAGTTCGTCAGCGACGGCGTCTGCACGTTGATGAACGCGGTTGAGAAGTTCGACTACAGCCGCGGTTTCCGGTTCAGCACCTACGCGTACCGATCGGTGGCCCGCACGGTCTACCGGGCCATGCTTGCCGCCCAGAAGGAAGAGTCACGGCTCGCCCGGGACGCCGAGGACTGGGCGTTCGAGCAGCAGCCGGAGGAGAGCCCCTCGCTGGCTCACGACGTCGTGGGGGAACGCCTCCGTTCTGCCGCGGCGGCGATGGTCGACAAGCTTGATCGCCGAGAGCAGCTGATCATCCGCAGCCGCTACGCCCTCGGCGCCCACCGCAAGGTCCGCAGCTTTCAGGACATCGCCAATCGCTTGGGGATATCCAAGGAGCGGGTCAGGCAACTCGAGAAGCGTGCCAGCGACAAGCTGCACGAGATGGCCTCTCAGCTCGACCACGACGAGCTGTTTGGCGCCGCGCTGGCCTAG